In one window of Chitinophagales bacterium DNA:
- a CDS encoding TerC family protein, with product MEHLLTLDAFVSLLTLAILEIVLGIDNVIFVSIIMGKLKDAKDKAKARRIWMFAGIAVRIALLMALSWLVQNGNKELFGFDWKDAHYAFNLRNCIMLAGGLFLLYKTVKEIHHKLEGDDPGFESKSKAASFGAVMAQIIIVDMVFSFDSIITAVGLANHVEIMMIAVSIAMVIMFLFAERISNFIHKHPTLKMLALSFLLMVGFSLFFEGVEPLHGSHIDKGYIYFAMAFSFGVELLNMRMRKKQTKVVELMGPKVEETK from the coding sequence ATGGAGCACCTGCTTACATTAGACGCATTCGTTAGCTTACTCACCCTGGCTATTCTGGAAATTGTACTCGGCATTGATAATGTCATCTTCGTGTCCATCATCATGGGCAAACTCAAAGATGCCAAAGACAAGGCCAAGGCCCGCCGCATCTGGATGTTTGCAGGTATTGCTGTGCGTATTGCTTTATTGATGGCATTAAGCTGGTTGGTACAGAATGGCAATAAGGAATTGTTTGGTTTCGATTGGAAAGATGCTCACTATGCATTCAACCTGCGCAACTGTATCATGTTGGCCGGTGGTCTGTTCCTGCTCTATAAAACCGTAAAAGAAATTCACCACAAGTTAGAAGGCGATGATCCTGGTTTTGAATCCAAGAGCAAAGCCGCATCCTTTGGTGCAGTGATGGCACAGATCATCATTGTGGACATGGTCTTCTCATTCGATAGCATCATCACCGCTGTGGGTTTGGCCAATCATGTAGAGATCATGATGATTGCCGTGAGCATTGCCATGGTGATCATGTTCTTGTTTGCAGAACGGATTTCGAATTTCATCCATAAGCATCCTACTTTAAAAATGTTGGCCCTCTCCTTCTTATTGATGGTGGGTTTCAGCTTATTCTTTGAAGGTGTTGAGCCCCTGCATGGCAGCCATATTGATAAGGGTTATATCTATTTTGCCATGGCCTTCTCCTTTGGTGTGGAACTGCTGAATATGCGCATGCGCAAGAAGCAAACCAAAGTGGTGGAACTGATGGGCCCAAAAGTGGAAGAGACCAAGTAA
- a CDS encoding carboxypeptidase-like regulatory domain-containing protein: MQATNRRLIVLLVMLLSILSAKAQTAWIKGIVKDKQSDEPIPFASAVCIRQGIGALTDSSGKFAFQVASIKVLDTVEIRAIGYQPARIPFSLIKDSIPFTVLIEVLPPSTEAVVKVKYNRALWFWRKIMANKYKHDKKRWDNLSYEIYNKLELDIDNVNKDKLSKNPLLKPLNFVFNFIDSTSDTKPILPVYITETLSDYYWQNKPRRTREVIKATQTNGLENESFIKQLGGTYQNINIYDNTVPVFDKTFISPFHVNADNYYHFKLLDTQYLNKKRLVHLSFRPKRKGEDTFEGDAWINDTSFAVQKITLRPQLDANINFVTGLSMIQEFRLVQDSVWFLYKDKFVADLAPLGEQRLSFKGRKTSTYRNVILNDSLIDQELAKSKLSEDIVLVRPVDNKPDSFWQQTRHEPLNKTEQAVYQLLDTLIHNPTYVRYRTITEVLTTGTKDVGNIRIGPWYYWLTGNVWEGTRLRFDLATNRGFSHHWHIKGYAAYGFRDAMWKGRAELKYLFSRQPWTYVSLSYKSDLDNGQVYYDQLGSDNLFALFARKPGVPFKFQQITEKKLSFFAETNKGFSFGLDFNSKFFKPLLNLPEKQLFPVANGEPLNTFEASLRLRYAYQEHTIEDNFERISLGSELPIVQLKLTKGIAGVLNSSYDYHKLDFSLTEYTKLAPYGSLYTVLFAGKTYGTLPYQLLDLQPGNEWRYYSRYSFNLMNRFEYLTDRYAGFMIEHNIGSGIFRLLSPTRKLKLRQFWTLKSVIGDLSPANQQLNFVGNHPFKTLDGKMYTEIGTGVDNIFKFFRVDFVWRLNTGLQPKINQEKFGIFFGFRVAF, from the coding sequence GTGCAAGCAACCAACAGAAGACTGATTGTCTTACTGGTTATGCTTTTATCCATCCTAAGCGCAAAAGCACAAACCGCATGGATTAAAGGCATAGTCAAAGACAAGCAGAGCGATGAACCCATACCCTTTGCCTCTGCTGTCTGCATCAGGCAGGGCATTGGTGCCCTGACAGATTCTTCAGGCAAATTTGCTTTTCAGGTTGCATCCATCAAAGTATTGGATACTGTTGAGATCAGGGCCATCGGCTATCAACCAGCACGTATTCCCTTTTCGTTAATCAAAGATTCTATTCCCTTTACTGTTTTAATTGAAGTGCTGCCACCATCAACCGAAGCCGTGGTGAAAGTGAAATACAACAGGGCTTTGTGGTTTTGGCGTAAAATCATGGCGAATAAATACAAGCATGATAAAAAGCGATGGGATAACCTGAGTTATGAAATTTACAATAAGCTGGAACTCGATATTGATAATGTGAACAAAGACAAGCTGAGTAAAAATCCACTGCTCAAACCACTCAATTTCGTTTTCAACTTTATTGATTCCACTTCAGATACCAAGCCAATCCTGCCCGTGTATATCACGGAGACATTGAGCGATTATTACTGGCAGAACAAACCCAGAAGAACACGAGAAGTCATCAAAGCCACCCAAACCAATGGATTGGAAAATGAAAGTTTTATCAAACAATTAGGCGGCACTTATCAAAACATCAATATCTACGATAACACCGTTCCTGTGTTTGATAAAACCTTTATCAGTCCGTTTCATGTAAACGCTGATAATTATTATCATTTTAAATTATTAGATACGCAATACCTAAATAAAAAACGGTTGGTGCATCTTTCATTCAGGCCCAAGCGCAAAGGTGAAGACACATTTGAAGGTGATGCATGGATAAACGATACCAGCTTCGCCGTACAAAAAATAACGCTTCGTCCGCAGTTGGATGCGAATATCAATTTCGTTACCGGCCTGAGCATGATTCAGGAATTTCGTTTGGTGCAAGATTCTGTGTGGTTTCTGTATAAAGACAAGTTTGTAGCCGATCTGGCCCCACTCGGCGAACAAAGACTGAGCTTCAAGGGTAGAAAAACAAGCACTTACCGCAATGTGATACTCAACGATAGTTTGATTGATCAAGAACTTGCGAAGAGTAAGCTCTCAGAAGACATTGTATTGGTAAGACCGGTTGACAATAAACCGGATTCTTTCTGGCAGCAAACCAGACATGAACCACTGAACAAAACAGAGCAGGCAGTCTATCAATTGTTGGATACCCTCATCCACAACCCCACTTATGTACGCTATAGAACCATCACAGAAGTGCTTACAACCGGCACTAAAGATGTGGGCAATATCCGCATTGGTCCCTGGTATTACTGGCTCACAGGTAATGTGTGGGAAGGAACAAGGCTTCGTTTTGATCTGGCTACCAACAGAGGCTTTAGTCATCACTGGCATATCAAAGGGTATGCAGCTTATGGTTTTCGCGATGCCATGTGGAAGGGTAGAGCTGAACTGAAATACTTGTTTAGCAGACAACCCTGGACCTATGTATCACTATCATATAAGTCTGATCTGGATAACGGACAAGTCTATTATGATCAGCTTGGCAGCGATAACCTTTTTGCTTTGTTTGCGAGAAAGCCGGGCGTGCCTTTCAAGTTTCAGCAGATCACAGAAAAGAAACTCAGCTTTTTTGCGGAGACCAATAAGGGATTTTCTTTCGGCCTTGATTTCAACAGTAAGTTCTTCAAGCCCTTGCTCAATTTACCGGAGAAGCAATTATTCCCTGTTGCCAATGGTGAACCACTGAATACATTTGAAGCAAGTCTCCGTTTGCGCTACGCTTATCAGGAACATACAATTGAAGACAATTTTGAGCGCATTAGTCTCGGCAGTGAATTGCCCATTGTGCAACTGAAACTCACCAAGGGTATTGCAGGTGTACTCAATAGCAGCTACGATTACCATAAGCTGGATTTCTCCTTAACGGAGTATACCAAGCTGGCGCCCTATGGCAGTTTGTACACCGTACTCTTTGCGGGCAAAACCTATGGCACATTACCGTATCAGCTATTGGATTTACAACCGGGTAATGAATGGCGTTATTACAGTCGCTACTCTTTCAACCTCATGAATCGTTTTGAATACCTCACCGATCGTTATGCCGGCTTTATGATAGAGCACAATATTGGCAGTGGTATTTTCCGTTTGCTATCGCCCACAAGAAAATTAAAACTCCGTCAGTTCTGGACATTGAAATCTGTGATTGGTGATTTGTCGCCCGCCAATCAGCAACTCAATTTCGTGGGCAATCATCCTTTCAAAACACTGGATGGAAAAATGTACACGGAGATTGGTACGGGTGTAGACAATATCTTCAAATTCTTCCGTGTAGATTTTGTGTGGCGATTGAACACAGGCTTGCAACCCAAAATCAATCAGGAGAAATTTGGTATCTTCTTTGGTTTCCGTGTAGCGTTTTGA